The genomic interval ATGGCAATACTTCATAGTATCTTATCTAAATTGGGCTCCGTAGGTTATATAAATGACTAAAATTTTTACTAATAAAAATTATTCTAAAATATATTTGCATGCCGCAACACGTGGTTCGTCGCGACCCTTAGTGATTTATTTTAAGATTCGGCCTAGCGGGAAGGTATTATTTGGAGTAGGGAGTAAAGTTATTTCAAATCTTAAAAATAATACTGCTTGCGTATTCAAAAAATTAAGAATTCAATATCGAGAATTGAGTAAGAAAAATTTCCTCACCCCGGTAAAAAGTAAAATTGATGATCGAGATGTAGTGACTTACGGGTCAGGCCTTGGAGGTTATGGTGTTTTCTCATGAACGCCCTGCCCTAGACCAACCAAATCCTTGGGCATCGAATGCGGTCCGAACAGTCGTCACGACCGTCAAGAACGAAGCGCCGTTCCTTCTGGAATGGTTGTGCTATCACCGGCTAATCGGGTTCAACCGCTTCGTTATTTATTCGAACGACTGCACCGACGGCACGCATGAGATGCTGCGTCTGTTGAACGATGCCGGTCTGGTCCATCACTATGACAACAGTTCACCGTCTCCTAACGCTCACCAGGATCCGCAACGGCGAGCCTACGCTCGTGCTATGGCTCTTTCCGAAGTGACGACAAGCGATTGGGTTGCCGTGTTGGACGGAGACGAATTTTTCACTATCAATGCGGGCGAAGGAACGCTTGACGATCTGTTTCATGCCCTTCCCCCACGTACGGATGCAGTGGCCGCACAATGGCGTATTTTCGGGAATAATGAAGTCATTCTTTTTCATGCCGATGAATTGCAAATCACCCAATTTTGTATGGCCTCTCCCAAGGAGATTCATTTCTTCTATAGCCAATTAGCGGTGAAATCTCTTTTCAGGCCCTACCCTGTTCAACAACTGGGGGTGCATCGGCCAGTATTCAAAATAAATTTTGGAACGCCAGAGAAACCAATCATGTTTGTCAACGGCTCTGGTGCAGATGTAACCAACCGGTTTCTTCAGCGGAGTTGGTGCATGGATCATGATATGTCGGGCTTCGATCTGTGCCACGTCAATCATTACATGATCCGATCCAGCGAAGTGTTCCTGATGAAGCGGTGGCGCGGCACCGCCAACAGCTCAAACGTGGAACGGATCAATTTCGATTATTTTAACAGGTATAATATGAATGTGGTCCCTGAAACGGGAATCACCCGTTGGGCGGACCGCGTCACCGCCGCCCGTTCGGATCTGATCCGTCAAATTCCCGAGTTGGGACGCTTACAGGCGGCGGCAGGAGAGACTTATCGCGCCCAGATCGACATGCTCAAGGCGCAACTGAAGGCCGAAGCCCCCGACCAGTATGAACTTCTGTTCAATCCTGAAGCGCAGCGTCGAGATACGGCGCGGCGCCAGGAAGAGCTGGAAAGTATGCTGACCAGACAAAAGAAGCGCGCCGCCGCTGAGATCGAGGACGCCTCGGCGGCGGCGGCACAGCCGCGCCATATAAGGGCCTCGCCCATCCTTCTTGCACCGCTGACCTCCGAGACGCTGGTGCCGGTCATGCCCCTGCTGTCGATGACCCCTTGGGCAACCCTGCCCGATGACCCGCTAGACGTCGCGCGGACCCGCATCGCCGCCGCGGACCCTCAGCCGCAGGGCGCCCAGTCCGCGGACCTTCCGCCCCAATGGCTGATCGATCTGCGCCGCTCGCCCTACAAGCGCGGCTTTTATCATTCGGAAGAAGAATTTGCCGCCCTGCATGTCGAACGCAAGCGGGCACATCTGTTTGTCACCTTCGACAATCTCTCGCAAGTGGGCCTGACCGGGATCGATCGCGATGCCTGGGGCTATGAATTTGGGCGCAAGTCGGATTGGTCGCAGCTGGGCATCTTCGCGTTCCGGGCCAACTGGTTCCGCAACCCGCTTCTGTTCGATTACCTGCGCCAGCTGCGCGATGCGAAGCTATTCGAGCGCTATCAAACGGTGACATTCTCGGGCACCTCAATGGGGGCCTATGCCGCCTGTGCCTTCTCGTCGTTGGTGCCTGGCGCCCAGGTCATCGCCTTTTCGCCGCAATCGACCCTGTCGGCCGGCCTCGTCCCCTGGGAGGGCCGGTTTCCCTCGGGGCGGGCCGCCGACTGGCGGGGCGATTTCAGCGATGCCACGACCGAGACGGCCGGAGCCAGCCGGGTCTTCCTGATCTACGACCCCCTGGACGAGAATGACCGCGCCCATGCCGAGCGGTTCGCGGGCGACAACATCACGCATCTTCGCGCTCCGATGGCAGGCCACAAGACGGCCCTGCGGCTGCGCCAAGCCGATCTTCTTAGTAAGGTGGTCCGCGGACTGGCCATGGACGGCCTGAGCCCGAAAGATTTCCGGGCCCTGTATCGCTCGGCCCGGATGCAACCCTGGTACCTCAACGCCCTGGGACATCGGCTGGCCGCGCGCGGTCGCAGCGACTGGCTGTCGCGCCTGGCGCAGATCGCGCGTCAGAACGGGCGCCCCAATGTCGCCAAGAACATGGAGATCAGCGCGCGTCCTGCGTCAGCCGCGAATGTCATGCCCTAGGGTTGCAAGACCGGCCTTCCGGATGCACGCTGATCCCTCAATTTCGAAAGCCCCAGATGCCCGTCCAGAATGCCTCCCGGCCCGATGATATCGCCCTTCCCGATATTGCGCTGCACATGCTGATGAACGACAGCGCACCGCTGCTGCTGGATTGGGTGCTGCATCACCGGCATGTCGGATTTCGGCGCATCATCGTGCATGGCGACGGGGCCAATCCTCAGGCCACCGCCTTGGCCGAGGCCTTGGCCGGGGCCGGACTAATTGCGTTCATCCCGACCGACCGTCCGGGGATCGCCCAGGTCAATGCACGCCAGATCCGCGCCATGGCCGACGCCCTCAGGATCGAGACGGATCTGGGCACGGATTTCCTGCTCTGGCTTCAGCCCGAGGACCTTCTAGTTGTGGATACCGGGGGCGGCCATCTGGCCGACCTAGCGGCACAACTGGACCACTTTCCCGACATCCTCAGCCTGACGGTGCAGGTGGCAGGCGGATCTGGAGAGTACCGCTATGTCGACGCCGCCCTGCCGGATCGCTTCAAGCGGGGCACGGGTGGGGCCAAGGGACCCATGCTGTATTCCACACCCCTGCGCACAATCTTTCGTCCCCATCTGGCCAAGACGCTTCAGGTAGCGCGCCCGCAGCTCAAGCCCAAGTTCGCCCGCGGTAAGGAAAGCGTCACCTGGCTAAACGGTGCCGGCGAGGATGTCGGGGATCGCTATCTGCAGAAAGGCTGGATGGCGCCTCCGGAACAGCCCGGTCTGGGCTTCGGCCATGTCATGTCCTTCATGGCCCAGGACCGCGAGACCTTTCTACTGCGCCGGACGGGGTCTGGCGAAGTGCTGCCCTTCATCACGCCGAACCATCTGTCCGGCGTGATGCAGCAATACCAGCGGATCGATTTCAACCGGACCGAGGTGGGCGCGGCAGTGCCCGACCCCCAGGGTCCGGCAGCGCGGCGCGCGGCCTTTCTGACCGATCGCCCTGAGATCACGCAATGCCACGAGGACGTGGTGGCCGAGTTTTCCGGTCGGCTGGACCGCTTGCTGCCCCGGCAGGATCCCAAGGCCGTCGACCTCATCTCGGCATATCTGGCCGGAGGGAGAATCACGGCGACGGAATTCGACTGGCCCGTCCCCTTCGGCATTCCCACCACCCCTCCGGCTCTGTCGGAAACGGATTCGGCCTGGGCCGAACGACTGACCCGCCCCGCGGACAATACCGCCGTCGAGGCCGATGATTGGGTCGATACGGAGGGCGAGTACGAGGCAGCCCCCGCGCGTCCCGCCCCATCCGATGCCGTGCTGGTCGAGGCCCCGGCCTGGCTGTCGGATCTGCGCCTCTCTGGTCAGGCGCATGGCTTCTACCACTCCATGCCGAACTACGCCTGCACCTATGTTGCGCGCAGCCGCGAGCATCTGCTCGTGTCTTTCGACAACCTCGCATCGGTCCGGGAAAACCCCGTGTCCCGCGAGCCCTGGGGCTACAACTTCGTTCGCAAGGAGGGCTGGTCCCATCTGGGGATCCTGTCCTATGTGCCGGGCTGGTTTCGCGACATTAACCTGCACCGCTATCTTCTCTCGCTCCGCGACAGCGGGTTCTTCGAACAGTTCGATCAAGTGACGATGTTCGGCACCTCGATGGGAGGTTACGGCGCCGCTGCCTTCGCCTCGCTGGCCCCGGGATGCCGGGTGGCGGCCTTCTCACCGCAATCAACGCTTTCTCCCCAACTGGCGGCTTGGGATCAGCGTTATCCGACGGGAAAACACGCCAAATGGGACGGCCTGTTCGTGGATGCCGCGGTCGAATCGCGCCATGCCGCGCAGGTCTGGCTATTCTACGATCCCGCTGTCCCACATGACCTGCGCCACGTCCGGCGCTTCGATGCAGAGAACGTCATTCCCGTGCCCCTGCGACACGCCGATCACAAGACGGCGCTGATGCTGAAAAGCGGGCGCATTCTCAGCAGCGTCATGCGCGATATCGTCCATGGTCATGCGACCCTGGCTGGGACCATGAAGGCCTATCGGGCCTGCCGCACCCTGCCGGAATATGTCGAAAGCCTGAAAGCGAAAGCCAAGCGGACAGGTGGCGCAGGGCGGGTCAAGCGGATCGACCGCGCCTTGGGGCAATTGCGCAATCTCGAAAATTCGCAATATTTTGCCAAGAATATCTCTTTATAAATATACTAACTTATTTATTGCGATTTGCGCACTTTATATGCTTAAGGACAAGTAAAACTAAAATATTTTCTATTGCAAATAGCATCAAATTCTGAAAAAAGACCGGCCAGATTCATCGTTTACGGACACAGCATGCAAGTTGTAGGTATTTGTCGATTTTCCCTGCTAGGTCGGGGTGACTGGGAGGTTTACCAGGGAGTAGCGGAAACTGAAATCAAAGAGATTGCTGCCCGACAATCGGCACTGCTGTTTGCACCGTCCCGGATGGAAAGCCGTCTTGCGACTTTTGAACATTTGACTCTTGCATCGCTGCAAGCGCAGACCGATAAGGATTTTATCTTCCTGGTTCTGGCGTCAGAAGACATGCCAGAGATTTACCGGCAGCGGCTTTCCGACATCTGCAGCTCGGTCCCGCAGGTCATCCTGCGGTTCTTTCCGATGATCCATGTCGGAGATGCGCAGAAAGCTGTCTTTTCGGAGTTGTCTCTTGATCTGAAAGAGATGCTGCAATTCCGTCTGGATGACGACGATGCCGTCTGCACGACTTTCATTCAAAGCAAGCGAGAAATTGCAAGACTTCTGGCCCCGCGGAAATTGCCGTTTTCCCTAAGCTTCCGCTCCGTGATGTATTGTTCCATCGGAGGGGAGTTCAAAGGAATATATTCCTGGGATTCTCCGTTCTTCAGTGCAGGTGTCGCTCTTTATCACCCCACTCGAAGCATATTCGGATTCGGTCATTATGCACTATCATGGCGATTTACCAGTGTCATCCTTGCAGACGGTATGTCGCTTGCAACCCATAACGGACATAACGATACCCAATTCAATGCCAGTAGAATTCGCCGGCAGAAATTTCTGAAGATGGATGAGAGCGCGGTGGCAAAAACTTGTGCAGAGCAGTTTCCCTTCCTGACCGCAGTCGGAAAAGAGCTTGCGGGCTTGCCTCTGTAAGGCGGGGATGTCGTCCAGCCCTCATGTGGCGTGGAAAGAGGTTTCCGGTCGTCCCTCAAGGTTGATCAGGACCTGACACGTAAACGATGGGGTGGACGCCCCCCCGGCGGCATCGAATGTGCCATGGTGGAGGGTGTTGAAACACCGCTACGGAAGGGGGCCGTGTCCCAGCAGTTGGTGTAGGAAGCCCCGCGCGGAGCCCGGCGTAGCGTAGCGCGCGGCCGGTGATGACGCTGGTGGTCACTGTCGATCTTCAGAATGGTTTGGGTTGCGAGACCTTGAATTAGATGGAGATGACGATGACCACCTCTGCCTTCTCATCCTGTTCCAAAGCCAATCACAGTTTGCTGACGCGCTCCCGGCCCTTGCCTGCAACGATACCACACTCGGCGAGGTGGCCGCGAAGCGCGTTGATAGTTTGCATGCGCTGCCCGATGAGCAAATCCCGCAACCGCAACACCGTCCCCAAGCCCTGCTGTTCTGGCGTCCTTACCTTGACAAAGCGCAGGGTGGGACGGCGGGTTGCCTCCCATATCGCTTCGGCGTCCGCCATATCATTTTTCTGGTTTTTTACGTTGGGCTTAACGAATTTGGGCGCGATCAGGCGAGCTTCATGGCCCAGATCTGCTAATGTTCGAGCCCAGTGATGCGATGTGGCACAGGCCTCCATTGCAACCTGACAGCCAGGGTGCGCCTGTATGAACGCGAGGAACC from Paracoccus liaowanqingii carries:
- a CDS encoding IS110 family RNA-guided transposase — its product is MKEVSIIDVDLDKQVFQVHGATAEGAVVFRKKLLRKRFLAFIQAHPGCQVAMEACATSHHWARTLADLGHEARLIAPKFVKPNVKNQKNDMADAEAIWEATRRPTLRFVKVRTPEQQGLGTVLRLRDLLIGQRMQTINALRGHLAECGIVAGKGRERVSKL
- a CDS encoding glycosyltransferase family 2 protein: MVFSHERPALDQPNPWASNAVRTVVTTVKNEAPFLLEWLCYHRLIGFNRFVIYSNDCTDGTHEMLRLLNDAGLVHHYDNSSPSPNAHQDPQRRAYARAMALSEVTTSDWVAVLDGDEFFTINAGEGTLDDLFHALPPRTDAVAAQWRIFGNNEVILFHADELQITQFCMASPKEIHFFYSQLAVKSLFRPYPVQQLGVHRPVFKINFGTPEKPIMFVNGSGADVTNRFLQRSWCMDHDMSGFDLCHVNHYMIRSSEVFLMKRWRGTANSSNVERINFDYFNRYNMNVVPETGITRWADRVTAARSDLIRQIPELGRLQAAAGETYRAQIDMLKAQLKAEAPDQYELLFNPEAQRRDTARRQEELESMLTRQKKRAAAEIEDASAAAAQPRHIRASPILLAPLTSETLVPVMPLLSMTPWATLPDDPLDVARTRIAAADPQPQGAQSADLPPQWLIDLRRSPYKRGFYHSEEEFAALHVERKRAHLFVTFDNLSQVGLTGIDRDAWGYEFGRKSDWSQLGIFAFRANWFRNPLLFDYLRQLRDAKLFERYQTVTFSGTSMGAYAACAFSSLVPGAQVIAFSPQSTLSAGLVPWEGRFPSGRAADWRGDFSDATTETAGASRVFLIYDPLDENDRAHAERFAGDNITHLRAPMAGHKTALRLRQADLLSKVVRGLAMDGLSPKDFRALYRSARMQPWYLNALGHRLAARGRSDWLSRLAQIARQNGRPNVAKNMEISARPASAANVMP
- a CDS encoding glycosyltransferase, with protein sequence MQVVGICRFSLLGRGDWEVYQGVAETEIKEIAARQSALLFAPSRMESRLATFEHLTLASLQAQTDKDFIFLVLASEDMPEIYRQRLSDICSSVPQVILRFFPMIHVGDAQKAVFSELSLDLKEMLQFRLDDDDAVCTTFIQSKREIARLLAPRKLPFSLSFRSVMYCSIGGEFKGIYSWDSPFFSAGVALYHPTRSIFGFGHYALSWRFTSVILADGMSLATHNGHNDTQFNASRIRRQKFLKMDESAVAKTCAEQFPFLTAVGKELAGLPL
- a CDS encoding alpha/beta hydrolase family protein, producing MPVQNASRPDDIALPDIALHMLMNDSAPLLLDWVLHHRHVGFRRIIVHGDGANPQATALAEALAGAGLIAFIPTDRPGIAQVNARQIRAMADALRIETDLGTDFLLWLQPEDLLVVDTGGGHLADLAAQLDHFPDILSLTVQVAGGSGEYRYVDAALPDRFKRGTGGAKGPMLYSTPLRTIFRPHLAKTLQVARPQLKPKFARGKESVTWLNGAGEDVGDRYLQKGWMAPPEQPGLGFGHVMSFMAQDRETFLLRRTGSGEVLPFITPNHLSGVMQQYQRIDFNRTEVGAAVPDPQGPAARRAAFLTDRPEITQCHEDVVAEFSGRLDRLLPRQDPKAVDLISAYLAGGRITATEFDWPVPFGIPTTPPALSETDSAWAERLTRPADNTAVEADDWVDTEGEYEAAPARPAPSDAVLVEAPAWLSDLRLSGQAHGFYHSMPNYACTYVARSREHLLVSFDNLASVRENPVSREPWGYNFVRKEGWSHLGILSYVPGWFRDINLHRYLLSLRDSGFFEQFDQVTMFGTSMGGYGAAAFASLAPGCRVAAFSPQSTLSPQLAAWDQRYPTGKHAKWDGLFVDAAVESRHAAQVWLFYDPAVPHDLRHVRRFDAENVIPVPLRHADHKTALMLKSGRILSSVMRDIVHGHATLAGTMKAYRACRTLPEYVESLKAKAKRTGGAGRVKRIDRALGQLRNLENSQYFAKNISL